GTCGCAAGAGTCAGAAGTGGAAGCTCTCTTCGCGGCGGTGATCGAGCGTTGGGGACGGCTAGATGTGCTGGTCAACAACGCCGGGATTACCCGCGACACGTTGCTGCTGCGGATGAAACGCGACGACTGGCAATTGGTGCTGGATCTCAACCTCGGCGGGGTGTTCCTCTGCAGTCGGGCAGCCGCCAAAATCATGCTCAAACAGCGATCGGGCCGGATCGTCAACATTGCCTCTGTTGTCGGTGAAATGGGTAACCCCGGTCAGGCGAACTACAGTGCGGCGAAAGCGGGTGTGATTGGCCTCACTAAAACAGTGGCGAAAGAATTGGCGAGCCGCGGCATCACGGTTAACGCTGTCGCACCCGGTTTCATTGCCACCGATATGACGAGCGAACTAGCGGCCGAGAAACTACTGGAAGTCATTCCCTTGGGTCGCTATGGCGAAGCGACAGAAGTCGCAGGTGTGGTGCGCTTCCTCGCCGCGGATCCTGCAGCAGCCTACATCACCGGCCAAGTGATCAACATCGACGGCGGCTTGGTGATGGCCTAAATCGTGCTTCGGTAATCCCTACTTCAGCCTTGCCGGGCACCGTGCGACAGTGAAGGGCGGGCGATCGCTCGCCTTTCCTCCACCCATTCTGCTGTCCACGATTTCCTATGGCCAAGCTGATCCTGTTTAACGAAGAATCGCGCCAAGCTCTTGAACGGGGGGTGAATGCCCTGGCAGATGCCGTCAAGGTGACCCTTGGCCCCCGCGGACGGAACGTCCTGCTGGAGAAAAAATTCGGTGCACCGGAAATCATCAACGACGGCGTCAGTATTGCCAAAGAGATTGAGCTAGAAGATCCCCACGAGAATGCGGGTGCTCGTCTGGTGCAAGAAGTCGCCTCTAAAACGAAAGAGATTGCGGGCGACGGCACCACGACTGCGACGGTGCTCGCGCAAGCGATCGTGCGGGAAGGCCTGAAAAACGTGACGGCGGGAGCTAACCCGATTTCGCTGCGACGCGGCATTGAAAAAGCCGTTGCTCACTTAGTTGAAGCGATCGCTGCCAAAGCCCAGCCTGTTTCTGATGAAGCGGCCATTAAATCGGTTGCGGCAGTGTCCGCTGGCAACGACGATGAAGTCGGCCAAATGATCGCGGATGCCGTGGCGAAGGTCACGAAAGACGGCGTGATCACCGTTGAAGAATCGAAATCCCTCGCTACCGAGTTGGAAGTAGTTGAAGGGATGCAGTTCGATCGCGGTTACCTGTCGCCTTACTTCGTCACCGACCAGGACCGGCAGGTTGTGGAGTACGACAATCCGCTGATCTTGCTGACTGACAAGAAAATTTCCTCGATTCAAGACTTGGTGCCGGTGCTGGAAGATGCCGCCCGCTCCAGTCGGCCGCTGCTGATCATTGCTGAAGACATTGAAGGTGAAGCGCTAGCGACCCTCGTCGTCAACAAAGCGCGGGGCGTGTTGAACACTGTTGCAGTCAAAGCCCCAGCCTTTGGCGATCGCCGCAAAGCGATTCTGCAAGACATTGCGGTGCTGACCAGCGGTCAAGTCATTTCCGAGGAAGTCGGCCTCAGCTTGGCGGATGCCAACAGCAGTGTCCTAGGTAAAGCCCAAAAAATTACGATCAGCAAAGACACCACGATCATTGTGGCGGGTGATGAGAACAAGGCTGATGTGGCAGCTCGTATTGCTCAAATCCGTCGCAGTCTGGAAGAAACTGACTCCGACTACGATCGCGAAAAACTGCAAGAGCGGATCGCAAAACTGGCGGGCGGCGTAGCCGTGATCAAGGTCGGTGCCCCGACTGAAACCGAGCTGAAGAACCGCAAACTGCGGATCGAAGACGCCCTCAATGCCACTCGGGCTGCGATCGAAGAAGGCATCGTGCCGGGTGGTGGTACGACCCTGCTGCACCTTGCTGACGGCCTGAGCAGCCTGCGGGATTCGCTCACCGTTGCTGAGGAAAAAATCGGCGTCGATATCGTGGCACGTGCCCTCGAAGCACCCCTGCGTCAAATCGCT
The sequence above is a segment of the Synechococcus elongatus PCC 11801 genome. Coding sequences within it:
- the fabG gene encoding 3-oxoacyl-[acyl-carrier-protein] reductase, which gives rise to MTALPLTDRVALVTGASRGIGRAIALELAAAGAKVAVNYASSAGAADEVVAAIAAAGGEAFAVKADVSQESEVEALFAAVIERWGRLDVLVNNAGITRDTLLLRMKRDDWQLVLDLNLGGVFLCSRAAAKIMLKQRSGRIVNIASVVGEMGNPGQANYSAAKAGVIGLTKTVAKELASRGITVNAVAPGFIATDMTSELAAEKLLEVIPLGRYGEATEVAGVVRFLAADPAAAYITGQVINIDGGLVMA
- the groL gene encoding chaperonin GroEL (60 kDa chaperone family; promotes refolding of misfolded polypeptides especially under stressful conditions; forms two stacked rings of heptamers to form a barrel-shaped 14mer; ends can be capped by GroES; misfolded proteins enter the barrel where they are refolded when GroES binds) yields the protein MAKLILFNEESRQALERGVNALADAVKVTLGPRGRNVLLEKKFGAPEIINDGVSIAKEIELEDPHENAGARLVQEVASKTKEIAGDGTTTATVLAQAIVREGLKNVTAGANPISLRRGIEKAVAHLVEAIAAKAQPVSDEAAIKSVAAVSAGNDDEVGQMIADAVAKVTKDGVITVEESKSLATELEVVEGMQFDRGYLSPYFVTDQDRQVVEYDNPLILLTDKKISSIQDLVPVLEDAARSSRPLLIIAEDIEGEALATLVVNKARGVLNTVAVKAPAFGDRRKAILQDIAVLTSGQVISEEVGLSLADANSSVLGKAQKITISKDTTIIVAGDENKADVAARIAQIRRSLEETDSDYDREKLQERIAKLAGGVAVIKVGAPTETELKNRKLRIEDALNATRAAIEEGIVPGGGTTLLHLADGLSSLRDSLTVAEEKIGVDIVARALEAPLRQIADNAGAEGSVVVEKVRSSDFNTGYNALTGTYEDLIASGIIDPAKVVRSALQDAASVASLILTTEVLVVDQPEPEPAMPAGGDMGGMGGMGMPGMGGMGMM